The following are encoded in a window of Leptodactylus fuscus isolate aLepFus1 chromosome 9, aLepFus1.hap2, whole genome shotgun sequence genomic DNA:
- the LOC142217893 gene encoding uncharacterized protein LOC142217893, which yields MGLEIRIGNSEVRGGRNNPRCARIASIGSGETLLYDCGGMEGRFVTIIIPGRKEYLQLCEVQVFADLLEETKDAMYHNVALNGVASQSSTFSSSGDARNANDGSLANNHIMSQCSITQREPSPWWMVDLQATYKVFAVVITNRVLECCKHRISAAEIRIGNSSEAGGTLNPRCGVITSMESGESLYFACNGMAGQYVTVTIPDEPSTSSYVRFRFSGSGFFWRRDFRCEAIYTQNSPEEVDDSDDDSDDDDDDVIEHLSIPLLGDDLLSISYEFRPYWLRSNLPNLALSGLSSQSSLYNFFGESKNAIDGSLIERLLSEAVQPDAAGD from the exons ATGTGCGCGTATCGCCAGCATTGGTTCCGGGGAGACTCTTCTCTATGACTGCGGCGGGATGGAGGGACGCTTTGTCACTATTATTATTCCGGGGCGTAAAGAATATCTGCAGTTATGTGAAGTTCAAGTATTTGCCGACTTACTGGAGGAAACAAAGGACGCCATGT ATCATAATGTGGCTCTTAATGGCGTCGCCTCGCAGTCCAGCACGTTCTCATCGTCGGGAGATGCTCGGAATGCCAACGACGGATCCTTGGCCAACAATCACATCATGTCGCAGTGCTCCATCACCCAGCGGGAGCCGTCGCCATGGTGGATGGTGGACCTGCAGGCTACGTACAAGGTCTTTGCTGTGGTCATCACTAATCGCGTATTGGAGTGCTGCAAGCACAGGATCAGCGCCGCAGAGATTCGCATCGGAAACTCATCGGAGGCCGGAGGAACCCTGAATCCAAG GTGCGGAGTCATCACATCCATGGAGTCCGGAGAGTCCTTGTACTTCGCCTGTAATGGCATGGCTGGACAATATGTGACAGTGACAATCCCAGACGAGCCGAGCACCTCATCTTATGTGAGGTTCAGGTTTTCGGGGTCAGGATTTTTCTGGAG GAGAGATTTCAGATGTGAAGCAATTTATACACAGAACTCTCCCGAGGAG GTGGATGATAGTGATGAtgatagtgatgatgatgatgatgatgttattgaacattTGTCTATTCCGTTGCTTGGAGATGATTTGTTGTCCATCAGTTATGAGTTTCGGCCATATTGGCTCAGGTCTAATC TTCCAAACCTAGCATTAAGCGGACTTTCATCCCAGTCCAGTCTCTACAACTTTTTTGGTGAATCCAAGAACGCCATCGATGGCTCCTTAATCGAGCGACTACTCTCAGAGGCAGTGCAGCCAGACGCTGCAGGAGATTAA